In a genomic window of Deinococcus detaillensis:
- a CDS encoding DUF554 domain-containing protein: MSLLTQLSGTLINTATVLIGSSIGLFLGSRLPPRTQRTLLQVLSLVTLYIAFGMAGSLNSVKAGSIPGVILALVGLALGAVIGEALKLEERLSTLGDTLKRRLKGEGQFTEGFVAAALLFCVGPLTLVGGIQNGLTGDNSSYILKATLDGISSIALASIYGVGVLLSAAAVLVIQGGIALASGGLASALLGGADPSTLNSNPYVLLITGAGGLMIAGIAWNLMLAGLGFEEDKRVRVASFLPALLVAPLLLWAAKSL, from the coding sequence ATGTCTCTTCTCACGCAGCTTTCCGGCACCTTGATCAACACCGCCACCGTGCTGATCGGCTCCAGCATCGGTTTGTTCTTGGGCAGCCGCTTGCCGCCGCGCACCCAGCGCACCTTGCTGCAAGTGCTGAGTTTGGTGACGCTGTATATCGCCTTTGGCATGGCAGGCAGCTTAAACAGCGTCAAGGCTGGCTCTATTCCGGGGGTGATTTTGGCTTTGGTGGGGCTGGCGCTCGGCGCGGTGATCGGTGAAGCGCTGAAATTGGAAGAGCGTCTGTCCACTCTCGGCGACACCCTCAAGCGCCGCTTAAAAGGCGAGGGGCAATTTACAGAAGGCTTCGTGGCGGCGGCCCTGCTCTTTTGCGTCGGCCCGCTGACGTTGGTGGGCGGCATCCAAAACGGCCTGACCGGTGACAACAGTTCCTACATCCTCAAGGCCACGCTCGACGGTATTTCGTCTATTGCGCTGGCCAGCATTTACGGCGTCGGGGTGCTGCTCAGCGCCGCCGCCGTGCTGGTGATTCAGGGCGGCATCGCGCTGGCCTCTGGGGGCCTAGCCAGTGCGCTACTGGGTGGGGCCGACCCCAGCACGCTGAACAGCAACCCCTATGTGCTGCTAATCACCGGCGCGGGCGGGCTGATGATTGCGGGCATCGCTTGGAATCTGATGCTGGCGGGGCTGGGCTTTGAAGAAGACAAACGGGTGAGGGTCGCCAGCTTCTTGCCGGCCCTGCTGGTGGCTCCGCTGCTGCTGTGGGCGGCGAAGAGCTTGTAG
- a CDS encoding amidase, which translates to MSGGNDWGAWAYLPDEPLAGAAGGPLSGLTFSAKDLFEVEGWPLRASTHAALPSLPPSPLVSRLLELGATLLGKTHLHEIALGISGANPVTPGHNPLDSSRMPGGSSSGAAITVARGEVDFALGTDTGGSLRVPAAWCGVVGFKPTKGHPAWPTLGVLPLSLTCDHTGPLTRDVALAARLHTVLSGESVKAQSWAGKKVGLWRPIDWLQAGALAALDETAAQLKTLGAQLSEIELPDMLDAYSPIVQSEAAAIHASALKDSPTGFSAGTEALLRLGAARTAEDVQAAFAQRQIYRDQLATLFDTFDVLLAPAVPSAAPLIGQDHLTLPEGQTPLRVAVLRLTVPFSLLGVPTLALPCPAGGLSVGVQLVTAWQQDAEVLGLALGLEKQLANP; encoded by the coding sequence GTGAGCGGGGGCAATGACTGGGGCGCGTGGGCTTACCTGCCGGACGAGCCGCTGGCGGGCGCGGCGGGCGGGCCACTTTCTGGCCTGACCTTCAGCGCCAAAGACCTGTTTGAGGTGGAAGGCTGGCCGCTGCGGGCCTCCACCCACGCGGCGCTGCCGAGCTTGCCGCCCAGCCCACTGGTGAGTCGCCTGCTCGAACTGGGCGCGACCCTGCTGGGCAAAACCCACCTGCACGAAATTGCCCTCGGCATCAGCGGCGCGAATCCGGTGACGCCGGGGCACAATCCGCTCGATTCCTCCCGGATGCCCGGCGGTTCCAGCAGCGGCGCGGCCATCACGGTGGCGCGGGGCGAAGTGGATTTCGCTTTGGGCACCGATACCGGCGGCAGCCTGCGCGTTCCGGCGGCGTGGTGCGGGGTGGTGGGGTTCAAGCCGACCAAGGGGCATCCGGCTTGGCCGACTCTGGGCGTGCTGCCGCTGAGTCTCACTTGCGACCACACTGGGCCGCTGACCCGTGATGTGGCGCTGGCGGCCCGGCTCCACACCGTGCTGAGCGGGGAGAGCGTGAAAGCCCAAAGCTGGGCTGGAAAGAAAGTGGGACTGTGGCGGCCCATCGACTGGCTACAAGCCGGAGCGCTCGCCGCGCTGGATGAAACGGCGGCGCAGCTCAAGACACTTGGCGCACAGCTCAGCGAAATTGAATTGCCCGATATGCTGGACGCTTACAGCCCCATCGTGCAGAGCGAGGCGGCGGCTATCCACGCCTCGGCGCTGAAAGACTCACCGACAGGCTTTAGTGCCGGCACCGAAGCGCTGCTGCGTCTGGGCGCGGCCCGCACGGCCGAAGACGTTCAAGCGGCCTTTGCCCAGCGCCAGATTTACCGCGACCAACTTGCCACCCTATTTGACACTTTCGACGTGCTGCTGGCTCCCGCCGTGCCGAGCGCTGCGCCGCTCATCGGCCAAGACCATCTGACTTTGCCCGAGGGTCAAACGCCGCTGCGGGTGGCCGTTTTGCGCTTGACCGTGCCGTTTAGCTTGCTGGGCGTGCCGACGCTGGCTCTCCCCTGCCCTGCGGGTGGCCTGAGCGTGGGCGTACAACTGGTGACCGCTTGGCAACAAGACGCCGAGGTACTGGGCTTGGCACTGGGCTTAGAGAAACAACTCGCCAACCCCTGA
- a CDS encoding LEA type 2 family protein, whose product MLPIRFALCALLTAAVLGLSSCAPALQQVIKVPTFSVVQTRLTGLSLGSPAIARVTLKLRIDNPNPVPARLANINAHFYLNGSDVGTVDLPNVNLPPRGSADQDAFLEIPVSFQNTAIWLQVARGREMPYRLDGTFTADLGMLGKPSFGPYTLTQGLFQQPAILP is encoded by the coding sequence ATGCTGCCCATCCGTTTCGCGCTCTGCGCCCTTCTGACGGCCGCCGTGCTGGGCCTGAGCAGTTGTGCGCCCGCGCTGCAACAAGTCATCAAAGTGCCCACCTTCAGCGTCGTGCAAACCCGCTTAACGGGGCTGAGTCTCGGCTCACCGGCCATCGCCCGCGTGACGCTCAAACTCCGCATTGACAACCCCAATCCGGTTCCGGCGCGGCTGGCCAACATCAACGCGCACTTTTACCTCAACGGCAGCGACGTAGGTACGGTGGATTTGCCGAATGTCAATTTGCCGCCGCGTGGCAGCGCCGATCAGGACGCTTTTCTGGAGATTCCGGTCAGCTTTCAGAACACCGCCATTTGGCTGCAAGTGGCGCGGGGGCGCGAGATGCCCTACCGCTTGGACGGAACTTTCACCGCCGACCTCGGAATGCTGGGCAAACCGAGCTTTGGGCCGTACACGCTGACGCAGGGCTTATTTCAGCAGCCCGCCATCTTACCGTGA
- a CDS encoding HD-GYP domain-containing protein, with protein MTVPSAVSTPAPPAFSVPILSAAFISAGLVAYGVVLQNTSVVVGMTVLCAALTQRLGGLWRWMPIVIYALAFTASLIFYKARPEPWSLVGALALILGLGLLSIRESSTARETEWLHNTVKALEEGSVKLGEARDAEAIIRAGIAILQNLRVAPHFAVVAYRRGTPMILAARGAFEPFIEQPIVPSDNDSRSVQADHWVAEEVLALLKRPQRKTQLVVNIYGRATQHLGLILLTREDREFEADEKSVVESFARFLGAQLGQVYAIRELRDANDLTLKALGSALERRDDDTGGHTQRVMTLSLRLAARLGWDDERLKAVRWGAYLHDLGKIAVPDSILHKRGPLDANERASMQRHATLGYDMLQDLHFLPAETLDLVRHHHERWDGGGYPSGLRGQDIPDTARLFSIIDVYDALVNARPYKPAWSRERALQELRSQTGSQFDPQFMDAFLRMMSEQDDAKLVR; from the coding sequence GTGACTGTTCCGTCTGCGGTTTCCACTCCTGCTCCTCCAGCGTTTTCTGTGCCCATCCTCTCGGCGGCTTTCATCTCGGCGGGCCTGGTCGCTTACGGCGTCGTGCTGCAAAACACCTCGGTGGTCGTCGGGATGACGGTGCTGTGTGCGGCCCTGACGCAGCGTCTGGGCGGCCTGTGGCGCTGGATGCCGATTGTCATCTACGCGCTGGCCTTTACTGCTTCTCTCATTTTCTACAAAGCCAGGCCTGAACCGTGGAGCTTGGTCGGTGCACTGGCGCTCATCTTGGGCCTCGGCCTGCTCTCGATCCGCGAAAGCTCCACGGCCCGCGAAACCGAGTGGCTGCACAACACCGTCAAAGCGCTGGAAGAAGGCAGCGTCAAGTTGGGCGAGGCCAGAGACGCCGAAGCCATTATTCGGGCGGGCATCGCCATTTTGCAAAACCTGCGTGTGGCTCCTCACTTCGCGGTGGTGGCCTACCGGCGCGGCACCCCGATGATTTTGGCGGCGCGGGGAGCGTTCGAGCCGTTTATCGAGCAGCCGATTGTGCCGAGCGACAACGACAGCCGCAGCGTGCAGGCCGATCACTGGGTCGCCGAGGAAGTGCTGGCCCTGCTCAAGCGCCCGCAGCGCAAAACGCAGTTGGTGGTCAACATCTATGGCCGCGCCACCCAGCACCTCGGCCTCATTTTGCTGACCCGAGAAGACCGCGAGTTCGAAGCCGACGAAAAGTCAGTGGTCGAATCGTTTGCCCGCTTTCTGGGCGCACAGCTCGGTCAGGTCTACGCCATCCGCGAACTGCGCGACGCCAACGACTTGACCCTCAAAGCTCTGGGCTCCGCGCTTGAGCGCCGTGACGACGATACGGGCGGCCACACCCAGCGGGTGATGACCTTGTCGCTGCGCCTCGCGGCCCGCCTCGGCTGGGATGACGAGCGCCTCAAAGCGGTGCGCTGGGGCGCGTATCTGCACGATCTGGGCAAAATCGCCGTGCCGGACTCGATTTTGCACAAGCGCGGGCCGCTGGACGCCAACGAGCGGGCCTCGATGCAGCGCCACGCCACCCTCGGCTACGACATGCTGCAAGACCTGCACTTCCTGCCTGCCGAGACACTCGATCTGGTGCGCCACCACCACGAGCGCTGGGACGGCGGCGGGTATCCCAGCGGCCTGCGCGGTCAGGACATCCCCGACACCGCCCGGCTGTTTTCGATCATCGACGTGTACGACGCGCTGGTCAACGCCCGCCCCTACAAGCCCGCTTGGAGCCGTGAACGCGCCCTCCAGGAGCTGCGCAGCCAAACTGGCAGCCAATTCGACCCGCAATTTATGGACGCTTTCCTGCGGATGATGTCCGAGCAAGACGACGCCAAATTGGTGCGCTGA
- a CDS encoding cyclase family protein, which produces MPDLPLGFCDISRALPNHHPTWPGDPPLIFAPAARIAGGDSVNTSSFSTSTHTGTHVDAPWHYGDAAPKLDEVPLERYLGACLVVHVPPGDLVGAEALSCLPDPLPPRLLLYTGQSAEWLTFPTDFRALDPAFVREAARRGVRLIGTDSPSIDPLMSKTLDAHQVCLEEGILIVEGLDLSGVEAGEYTLICLPLPLTGADGAPARAVLLPAGLLP; this is translated from the coding sequence ATGCCAGACTTGCCGCTCGGCTTTTGCGATATCTCCCGCGCCCTGCCCAATCACCATCCGACTTGGCCGGGCGATCCGCCGCTCATCTTTGCTCCGGCGGCCAGAATTGCCGGTGGTGACAGCGTGAACACCAGCTCTTTCAGCACCAGCACCCACACCGGTACCCACGTGGACGCGCCCTGGCACTACGGCGACGCCGCTCCCAAGCTCGACGAAGTGCCGCTGGAGCGCTACCTCGGCGCGTGTTTGGTGGTGCATGTGCCGCCTGGCGACTTGGTGGGCGCTGAAGCGCTGAGCTGCCTGCCCGACCCCTTGCCGCCCCGCTTACTGCTGTACACCGGCCAGAGCGCCGAGTGGCTGACGTTCCCAACCGACTTCAGAGCGCTCGATCCAGCTTTCGTGCGGGAAGCGGCGCGGCGTGGCGTGCGCCTGATCGGCACCGACAGCCCCAGCATCGACCCGCTGATGAGCAAAACGCTGGACGCCCACCAAGTTTGTTTGGAAGAAGGCATCTTGATTGTCGAGGGGCTGGACTTATCCGGCGTGGAAGCGGGCGAATATACCTTGATCTGCTTGCCGCTGCCGCTGACCGGCGCTGACGGTGCACCAGCCCGCGCCGTGCTGCTGCCGGCTGGGCTGCTGCCATGA
- a CDS encoding peroxiredoxin, giving the protein MSLRSGQAAPLFEARSDDGRRVALRELRGEWVALFFFSGALTPAGRLEAQQFEAAQRDFQQLGAQVIGVSSDTEASQALLRQTCQLSFPLLPDAQRRIGKAYGMLGGALGLLGFNQRRTFLIDPAGRVAYVWRGVKPNRHAAEVLRELGQQQGQAGLRSQQISHGPV; this is encoded by the coding sequence ATGTCTTTACGTTCCGGCCAAGCGGCTCCCTTGTTTGAGGCCAGAAGTGATGATGGGCGGCGCGTCGCCCTGCGGGAGCTGCGCGGAGAGTGGGTGGCGCTGTTCTTTTTCTCGGGAGCGCTGACCCCAGCGGGCCGCCTAGAAGCTCAGCAGTTTGAAGCGGCGCAGCGTGACTTTCAGCAATTGGGCGCTCAAGTCATCGGCGTGAGCAGCGATACCGAGGCCAGTCAAGCGTTGCTGCGCCAGACCTGTCAATTGAGTTTTCCCCTGCTGCCGGATGCTCAGCGCCGGATTGGCAAGGCTTACGGTATGCTGGGCGGCGCTCTAGGCCTGCTGGGCTTCAACCAGCGCCGCACTTTTTTGATTGATCCAGCAGGCCGGGTCGCTTACGTGTGGCGCGGCGTCAAACCAAACCGCCACGCCGCCGAGGTGCTGCGCGAACTCGGCCAGCAGCAAGGTCAAGCGGGACTGCGCTCCCAGCAGATTTCGCACGGGCCGGTCTAG
- the tilS gene encoding tRNA lysidine(34) synthetase TilS has translation MPASVFAPLLTPLRRYAAPDALPLVIGVSGGADSVALLWALLTLGIKPVVAHLDHQLRPESGRDAEWVHQLCAGLGAECVIQTAPVARVAAERGWTTEEAARRLRYAFLARTAKQRGAQLILTAHTQNDQAETVLWQLLRGEAVLSGIAPERGPLHRPWLEVSRAQLTAALSEWQQPWLEDASNMDTRYTRNWLRAEVLPLLRSRFSGLDASLSRLARFQAQDDDALQAASRFSSHAPQRGQPPALLRRAVRRELQAAGLTFHAGHLEQLAAALSAGDTQHLTLPGGRAVSVTGGPFPTLQLPNSLQPWPQPSFTPPPSWTLRHRQTADRMRLEGGTRKLSDILTDLKVPRAERGAVWLLADESGVQWLGTLPPLWAQGARGQVQVLDPVDLADLAADSDADTYFMGEALELARAAAEAGEVPVGAVVVSGGATIARAANRSRELGDMTRHAELDALQLAAQVVGPYLSACTLYVTLEPCPMCLGAMLEARLGRVVYAASNPRAGALGGVCDVLAQAWGHTLTVTPGVRASQAARLLKTSFREFRSARPPK, from the coding sequence ATGCCCGCCTCTGTTTTCGCGCCGCTGCTCACACCGCTGCGCCGGTATGCTGCGCCGGACGCGCTACCACTTGTCATTGGAGTATCCGGCGGGGCCGATAGCGTGGCGCTGCTCTGGGCGCTACTGACGCTCGGCATCAAGCCGGTGGTGGCCCATTTGGATCACCAACTCCGGCCCGAATCCGGACGGGACGCCGAGTGGGTGCACCAACTGTGCGCGGGCTTGGGCGCAGAGTGCGTTATCCAAACGGCTCCAGTGGCCCGCGTAGCCGCCGAGCGCGGCTGGACAACTGAGGAAGCAGCGCGGCGGCTGCGTTACGCTTTTTTGGCACGCACCGCCAAGCAGCGCGGCGCACAGCTCATCTTGACGGCGCACACCCAAAACGACCAAGCCGAAACGGTGCTGTGGCAACTGCTGCGCGGCGAAGCGGTGTTGAGCGGCATAGCGCCCGAGCGCGGCCCCCTTCACCGCCCTTGGCTGGAAGTCAGCCGGGCGCAGCTCACGGCGGCGCTGAGCGAGTGGCAGCAGCCTTGGCTCGAAGACGCCAGCAACATGGACACCCGCTACACCCGCAATTGGCTGCGGGCCGAGGTGCTGCCGCTGCTGCGCTCCCGCTTTTCGGGGCTGGACGCCAGCCTCAGCCGCTTGGCCCGTTTTCAGGCCCAAGACGACGACGCCCTGCAAGCCGCCTCACGGTTTAGCTCGCACGCGCCGCAGCGGGGCCAGCCGCCGGCCCTGCTGCGGCGGGCCGTGCGCCGCGAACTGCAAGCAGCTGGCCTGACCTTTCACGCTGGACATCTGGAGCAGCTCGCCGCCGCGCTGAGCGCCGGAGACACCCAGCACCTCACTCTGCCCGGAGGCCGGGCCGTCAGCGTCACGGGCGGGCCTTTTCCGACGTTACAGCTCCCCAATTCGCTTCAACCTTGGCCGCAGCCGAGCTTCACCCCGCCGCCGAGTTGGACGCTACGCCACCGTCAAACCGCAGACAGAATGCGCCTCGAAGGCGGCACCCGCAAACTCAGCGACATCCTGACCGATTTGAAAGTTCCCAGAGCTGAGCGCGGCGCAGTATGGCTGCTGGCCGACGAAAGCGGCGTGCAGTGGCTCGGCACGCTGCCGCCGCTGTGGGCACAGGGCGCTCGGGGGCAGGTTCAGGTTCTTGACCCTGTTGACCTTGCTGACCTTGCTGCCGATTCAGATGCCGATACTTACTTCATGGGCGAGGCACTTGAACTCGCCCGCGCCGCTGCCGAGGCGGGCGAAGTGCCGGTGGGCGCGGTGGTGGTCAGTGGCGGGGCCACTATCGCTCGGGCGGCCAACCGCAGCCGCGAACTCGGCGACATGACCCGCCACGCCGAGCTGGACGCTTTGCAGCTGGCGGCTCAGGTGGTGGGGCCCTACCTGAGCGCCTGCACCTTGTACGTCACCTTAGAGCCTTGCCCGATGTGCCTCGGCGCAATGCTGGAAGCCCGGCTGGGCCGGGTGGTCTACGCCGCCAGCAACCCGCGTGCCGGAGCGCTGGGGGGAGTCTGCGACGTGTTGGCCCAGGCTTGGGGCCACACCCTCACCGTGACGCCGGGCGTACGAGCTTCTCAAGCGGCGCGGCTACTCAAGACCTCTTTTCGTGAATTCCGCTCAGCACGCCCTCCAAAATAA
- a CDS encoding helix-turn-helix domain-containing protein, which produces MTLSEQFQTLPKLLKVSEVADFTGTHERTVRRWIRDGRMPAVESPAGIRVPRRTLWRFLGLDLAVSPAA; this is translated from the coding sequence ATGACCCTAAGCGAACAGTTCCAGACCCTGCCCAAGCTCCTGAAAGTCAGCGAAGTGGCCGATTTTACCGGCACCCACGAGCGCACCGTGCGCCGCTGGATCAGAGATGGCCGAATGCCCGCTGTGGAAAGTCCCGCCGGCATCCGCGTGCCGCGCCGCACGCTCTGGCGCTTTTTGGGTCTGGACTTGGCTGTTTCGCCCGCCGCCTGA
- a CDS encoding aminotransferase class I/II-fold pyridoxal phosphate-dependent enzyme: protein MTTSHPTGNSTQAQYAALKAKNLKLNMQRGQPSDADFDLSNGLLTILGEGDYMAGKLDTRNYPGGVQGLPEARELFGKYLDVKAANIIVWNNASLELQGFVLTAALLHGLKGSPKPWVRLEGKPKMIVTVPGYDRHFLLLETLGFELLTVEMQDDGPDVDAIEKLVSDELVKGLLFVPTYSNPGGESISAAKAQRLASLKAAAPDFTIFADDAYRVHHLFEDDRDMPVNLVQLCAEAGHPDRAVVFASTSKITLAGAGLGFMASSEANIAYLSKLLNAQSIGPNKVEQLRHVKFFEQYPGGVEGLMRRHAALLAPKFQAVHDVLSAELGEGGQYASWKSPKGGYFVSLDTALPVAERVVELAEQAGVSLTPAGATYPGGKDPHNRNIRLSPSRPPVAEVREAMQAVALCIKLASEEYRARQ from the coding sequence ATGACGACTTCTCACCCTACAGGCAACTCTACGCAGGCACAATACGCCGCCCTCAAAGCCAAAAACTTGAAGCTCAACATGCAGCGCGGCCAGCCCAGCGACGCGGATTTTGATTTGAGCAACGGCCTGCTGACTATTTTGGGTGAGGGCGACTACATGGCGGGCAAGCTGGATACCCGCAATTACCCCGGCGGCGTGCAGGGACTTCCCGAAGCCCGCGAACTGTTCGGCAAATACCTGGACGTGAAGGCCGCCAACATCATCGTTTGGAACAATGCCAGCTTGGAGCTGCAAGGCTTCGTGCTGACCGCCGCTTTGCTGCACGGCCTGAAGGGGAGCCCCAAGCCCTGGGTCAGGTTAGAGGGCAAGCCTAAAATGATCGTGACGGTGCCAGGTTATGATCGCCACTTTTTGCTGCTGGAGACGCTGGGCTTCGAGCTGCTGACGGTGGAGATGCAAGACGACGGCCCTGACGTGGACGCCATCGAAAAACTGGTCAGCGACGAACTCGTCAAGGGCCTCTTGTTCGTGCCGACCTACAGCAACCCCGGCGGCGAAAGCATCAGCGCGGCCAAAGCACAACGCCTAGCCAGCTTGAAAGCGGCAGCGCCCGACTTCACCATCTTCGCCGACGACGCTTACCGCGTTCACCACCTGTTTGAAGATGACCGCGACATGCCGGTCAATTTGGTGCAGCTCTGCGCCGAGGCCGGACACCCTGACCGCGCGGTGGTGTTCGCCTCCACCAGCAAAATTACCCTGGCCGGCGCGGGTCTGGGATTCATGGCCAGCAGCGAAGCCAATATCGCTTACCTGAGCAAGCTGCTCAACGCCCAGAGCATCGGGCCGAATAAAGTCGAGCAACTGCGTCACGTCAAGTTTTTTGAGCAGTATCCGGGCGGCGTAGAGGGACTGATGCGCCGCCACGCCGCCCTGCTCGCGCCTAAATTTCAAGCGGTGCATGACGTCCTGAGTGCCGAACTCGGTGAGGGCGGCCAGTACGCGTCTTGGAAATCCCCCAAAGGCGGCTATTTCGTCAGCCTCGATACAGCCTTGCCGGTGGCTGAGCGCGTGGTGGAATTGGCCGAGCAAGCTGGAGTCAGCCTCACGCCCGCCGGGGCCACCTATCCGGGCGGCAAAGACCCGCACAACCGCAATATCCGCTTGTCACCGAGCCGCCCGCCCGTTGCCGAGGTGCGCGAAGCGATGCAGGCAGTGGCGCTGTGCATCAAGCTGGCGAGCGAAGAATATAGGGCGCGGCAGTAA
- a CDS encoding outer membrane lipoprotein carrier protein LolA yields MRKHSLAVLSLLGAFSLAQLSSASAQTADAILNNIASAQKSVKDISFRVSGTADQGGGVQKLDLNVQTIPASSLARVVFNAPDALADNIVIVSSQEIRNYLYLTNQITVTSLKKALNGQDLGGLDLSQLSNLVSALKTRYDVKVLGSTGAAPNRIYELEADPKTGVQGGSTHIFVSENGWRPTRFQAIDPKGKVVADLVVSNYKTNSGLSAAKLTQLPKDAEVIKQ; encoded by the coding sequence ATGCGTAAACACTCTCTCGCCGTGCTGAGTTTGCTCGGCGCGTTTTCATTGGCTCAACTCTCTTCCGCTTCTGCCCAAACGGCTGACGCCATCCTCAACAACATTGCCAGCGCCCAGAAGTCGGTCAAAGACATCAGCTTCCGGGTATCAGGAACGGCAGATCAGGGCGGCGGCGTCCAGAAGCTCGACCTCAACGTGCAGACTATTCCGGCGTCCAGCTTGGCCCGGGTGGTCTTCAACGCGCCCGACGCGCTGGCCGACAATATCGTGATCGTCAGCAGCCAAGAAATCCGCAATTACTTGTACCTCACCAACCAGATCACCGTCACCAGCCTCAAAAAAGCCCTGAACGGTCAGGATTTGGGCGGTCTGGATCTGTCGCAGCTCAGCAATCTGGTGTCGGCCCTCAAAACCCGTTACGACGTCAAAGTGCTCGGCAGCACCGGCGCGGCCCCCAACCGCATCTACGAACTGGAAGCCGATCCCAAAACTGGCGTGCAGGGCGGCTCCACCCATATTTTCGTCAGCGAAAACGGCTGGCGGCCCACCCGCTTTCAGGCGATCGATCCCAAAGGCAAAGTGGTGGCCGATCTGGTGGTCAGCAACTACAAAACCAACTCCGGCCTGAGCGCCGCCAAGCTGACGCAGCTTCCCAAAGACGCCGAAGTGATTAAGCAGTAA
- the kynU gene encoding kynureninase has translation MTQPRRSSHWPRRELFALPKGIYLDGNSLGLMPLSAHQAVVRRLGEWQTQAVSGWDEWFGMAESLSPALARLVGASPREVIATGSITSNLHALLATLYRPQGERKHLLATALDFPTDLYALQSWAELRGAEVRLIPSRDGQTIHEDDLRQALGPDIALVLLPTVLYRSGQLLDVAKLTAIAHQSGALIGWDAAHSIGAMQHAFHDAGADFAVWCSYKYLNAGPGAPGGLFLHQRHHHLAPALRGWWGNEKESQFEMTTKFRPAPGAAAYQQGTPPILALAALEGALEVYEQTDLAALRARSLALTDLLMELADLHLYDMRVLTPRDHARRGGHVSLSHPHARALSVALRQRHIIPDYRSPDVLRLAPIAFYNTEDEIREVVRALRELLDSGSYKDVTEMGAVT, from the coding sequence ATGACCCAGCCGCGCCGATCTTCACACTGGCCGCGCCGCGAACTGTTCGCCCTTCCCAAAGGCATTTACCTTGACGGCAACAGCCTCGGCCTGATGCCCCTGAGCGCCCATCAAGCGGTGGTGCGGCGGCTCGGCGAGTGGCAAACCCAGGCCGTATCCGGTTGGGACGAATGGTTCGGGATGGCCGAGAGCCTGTCGCCCGCGCTAGCCCGCTTGGTGGGCGCTTCTCCGCGTGAAGTGATCGCCACCGGCAGCATCACCAGTAATTTGCACGCGCTGCTCGCCACCCTCTACCGCCCTCAGGGCGAGCGCAAGCACCTGCTGGCCACCGCGCTCGACTTTCCCACCGACCTCTACGCCCTGCAAAGTTGGGCTGAGTTGCGTGGAGCCGAGGTGCGCCTGATTCCCAGCCGTGACGGGCAGACCATCCACGAAGACGACCTGCGCCAAGCGCTTGGGCCAGATATCGCCTTGGTGCTGCTGCCCACCGTGCTTTACCGCAGCGGGCAACTTTTGGACGTCGCCAAGCTGACGGCGATTGCCCACCAAAGCGGAGCGCTGATCGGTTGGGACGCGGCCCACAGCATCGGGGCCATGCAGCACGCCTTCCACGACGCGGGGGCTGATTTCGCGGTGTGGTGCAGCTACAAGTACCTCAATGCTGGCCCGGGTGCGCCTGGCGGGCTATTTTTGCACCAGCGCCACCATCACCTCGCGCCCGCACTGCGCGGTTGGTGGGGCAACGAAAAAGAAAGTCAATTTGAAATGACGACCAAGTTTCGCCCAGCTCCCGGCGCGGCAGCTTATCAACAGGGCACGCCGCCGATTTTGGCGCTGGCGGCCCTTGAAGGCGCTTTGGAAGTCTACGAGCAGACTGACTTGGCCGCGCTGCGGGCCCGCAGTTTGGCGCTCACCGACTTGCTGATGGAGCTGGCCGACCTTCATCTCTACGACATGCGGGTGCTCACGCCGCGCGACCATGCCCGTCGCGGCGGTCATGTTTCGCTTTCGCACCCGCACGCCCGCGCTCTGTCGGTGGCCCTGCGTCAGCGCCACATCATTCCGGATTACCGCTCTCCCGATGTGCTGAGGCTGGCCCCGATTGCCTTTTACAACACCGAAGACGAAATTAGGGAAGTGGTGCGAGCGCTCAGGGAACTCCTCGACAGCGGCAGCTATAAAGACGTGACGGAAATGGGAGCGGTGACTTAA